In the genome of Juglans microcarpa x Juglans regia isolate MS1-56 chromosome 6S, Jm3101_v1.0, whole genome shotgun sequence, the window CAAAAACTTTATATACAATCACTTTTTGCACACTACGCTGATGTAATTGActacattactttttttaatataaaataactctttttaccaatcacatcaatagaatacgtaaaaataactatatataacagAACTTTTATGACTTTTGGGATGATCCTGTTCAGGTTGatccattttctttgtttttaaatttcaaattattttaaaaaataataataataatcatacaaCTTTTGCCAAACAAAAACTCTATATACAATCACTTTTTGTGCACTCCACTGATATAATTAGCcgcattacttttttttaatataaaataactattttgaccaatcacatcaataaagtaCGCAAAAAATACGCAAAAGTAACTATACGTAACAGAACTCTTGTAACTTTTGGGATGATCCAACTCATCACATTACTAGTCAAATCCCAAAAGTCATAATAAGCAGAACCCAGAATCACAATCCAGTTCCATAATAAACTACATGCTAATGACTCAACTCATCACACGCACATGCATATAATTTCAGCACAAGATTTCAGCTAAAATTATCATTCGACAATGCAAATGACTCAACTCATCACACGCACATGCATATAATTTCAGCACAAGATTTCAGCTAAAATTATCATTCGACAATGCAAATTGAACCATTCATTGAATCAGATCTCTAGAAATTTCTCGAGTGATGAAAATTGATTCTATCACTCCTACAAGTGAATGTAAGCACAGGAGATTACTTCCATTGATATCATGATATGCATCAAGCCTTTGAATAAGCTCTAAATTGTGAAATCCAGTTAACAATACTAAAAGTAAAAGAACTGAGAATCACCAAGTGTCAACTAGAAATGAAACATACCGTTTCTATTATTTATGTTCAGTTTTTACAAAGATTTTCTGGAAGCTTTCTAAATGCCACCGGACACTTGAACCAAAAAGAGAACGATTTCAGCTTCATGGACTAAATGGTGGTATCATATAACTGGTCTCTTCTCCAACAAGGTAAATGTCTCAATTAGTTTAGACTCTTTCTGTTGGTATGCTATCTTCTCAAAGATATGTTCAAGTTTCTCATGTTTAACCATCTCTTCCAAAATCTCATCCTGCAGGTCTGTAGGTGGGAGTTTCTCCTGATCACCACTCCTGTCCGAAGGAGAGAATACCAACTCAGATAACCAGTCCTTCTCGACTTGACGATAATATTTCTCCTCTTCCTTTGTCCCGAAGACGATGAGATGGTAGACGTACACTACTTTTTCCTGCCCAAGCCTATGTGCTCGGCATATAGCTTGTCTTTCGACTGATGGATTCCATACGACATCCAGTAAAACAACCCTTGAAGCCCCAACCAGATTTATACCTTCAGAACAAGCCCTAATTGATGCAAGTAACACCCTTACTTCACTTGTTGGATCATTGAAAACGTTAATTGAGGACTGGCGCTGCTTTACATCTAGCTGTCCATCCATATACAACACCTCATTCCCTTCAGtccaattaaaatgagatttaaGCTGGTCCATTACAAAGATCAACGGGTCAAGATATTGGCTGAAAACCAAAACTTTTTCATTCATTGCTTCACTGAGTCGGATGAGTTCCATTAGAAACTTTGTTTTTACGCCAGCGTCAGGATTTAATCTTTCTAACTTAACCCTGTCAGAAGGAAACTTTTCTTCCCCACATTTGAGCAAGAGTGAAGGATGGACAGAGATCAACGACTCGTAGTACTCAAATTTAAAATGGTTCGTCAAAGCATGATGACAGAGTTCATCAAAAAGGCTCTTCTGCAGTTGGGCTGGCTGTAATATAACCACAGAGTCCCTCAACCCTGGAAGTTTTTCTTGTAGGATGGAACCTTTGTGTACATGTACAAATGGCTCGATCATATCTCTAACCTTTTTCAGTTTCTCACATCTCGTTCTATCATCAGTGGCTTTGGCAATGGAACTTGTAAGAGATCCCCATTTATGTCTTATGTTTGCAAACTGTGGCCTCGCCAAGCAGAGAGTATTATATAGTTCATcgaaattattttgaaaaggaGTTCCTGAAAGAATAATGCGCTTTTCCgtttttatatttgataatGCCTGAAGGATATTACTGTCGGAATTTCGCGGGATGTGTCCTTCATCAAGGACAACTAGACCAGGAAGCTCAAGAAGGACTTTCCTGAGCTGAGCATGTTCAGTATTTAGCCTTACTTCACCCTTTCTCTCAACTTCTCCAGTAAGTTGAGCAAACAGTTTGTAACTTATCCCCAGAATGCTTCTATCCATTTTCCAAGAATATAACTTCAAGATACGGATATCTCTTTGGTCAAGATGTCCAACTTGCCTCACAATGTAGTCAGTCAACCTACTTTCCTTGCCAGACAACTCCGACTTGTTCAGATTGTGAAAAGGGATGTCAAACTTCCATTTATGAAACTCCTCTTCCCATGTCAGCAGCATGCTACAAGGAGCAACAATAATAGGCCTGCATGATGGATAGAACTCCATGTATGTTTGGAGAAAACCAATGGTTAAACGAGTTTTCCCTGTCCCAGGTGCATGAGAAATAATACACCCATTTCCACCATGAAATGCTGTTTGGTTTTCCAACTTATCAACGTAAATTCCTCCAGCAATGTTCTTccaaataaattcaaaaccatCACGCTGGTGTGGATACATACTACTTTTTATACCAGGAACGATGTCCCACACTGTGCCTTCAGCATGAGCTCGGGTATCACAGTCAGAATAGGAATCACAACCAGAATATTGAGAACCAAACTCATTGAAGATGGAGTGATTCATTGCCCCTCCAGAGTCCCTCCTGTCTAATTTTCCACAAGAATTTGTACtctgaaaaatgcaaaaccacATTAAAGAAAAGAACAGTATTCtgatgcaatattttttttataagttctgAAGCAAAAATTCTCTATCATCAAGTTGACAAGTACAGAAAATTATTAGAGCTGGTAGTCACAACTcacaaaaatttttgaaaaaaggtTTGACACAGATCACCGCCCCTTAATCTTATTTAGAATCATAATTCTTATTATGGTCAGTGCAAAATGCAAAACAACATGTGCCAAGTTACTTCTGTACATATAgaactctgtgtgtgtgtgggcAGGCGTGTCCTACGAGGTAACATCACTGAATATTTTCGTCCAATACAGTCCTTTCCAATTCAAACAAGGAATTCCATTATCAAGTCAATGCCCATACCATGTGTGTCCTGCTAGAAATCAATGTCTCGTGTCCAAGTGTGGCAGAGAACTTCTAATTTAGAAGTAAATGTAGCAGAGAgttatcttatatttatttaaattcaacatTTCCACTGTCATTATACATTAAACCATCAAAACATATTAACGTAATTAATTATATCTCATGGAACAGAGGGAGAGAGTAGATAAACTAACATAAACAATCTTGATTATTACGAACACGACTAAGACAAAATTGCATAACTTACAAAAGATGGTAGAATATACTTGATCTCCATTTTCACATATGAGCAAAATGCACATCTAAGTCCAACTTGTTCATCAAGAATAAGTCGATGATTCCCTAGGTGACAAAGGGTAGCTCTATCAATGTCATCTTCAGGAGGAAGGgcatcttcatcttcaacctgTTGGTCAACATCTAACCTTTCAAGTCTCATTGAAACAAATACACAGATGAGGTGCTAAAAAATCACAGGTGGGGCAAACAGAAAACCAAAGAGAGAGATCGTCTAgattagaaaattgaagagcCTGTAAAGATGGTCATCATGTGTATAAATAAGGCCAGGGGAAGGGGGACTCGAAAATAATACCAATAAATGTGCATGTTTTAACCTCATTTTCCAAACACATGCTTTAGGCAGTTTGTGAATTTGTTTAACCGGATAATTTTATCATCCATGGTGCTATGTTCATTTTCAAATCATGTCAACAACATAATTCCAGTTACATTGGAATCAGACAAAATAAATAGGAAACCGGCCTACCTATCATATGGCAGACATGTCTTGGACATTTCTAATGGCCCAAAAAGACTTTTCACCTACTGTGAATGCCGTGTCCATGGACCAACAGAATTAGCAAGGATGAGAATTTGTATCCATAAGCAGTATAACAAATTCTGGTATTGGAATTTGATATGCATGTTCCTCAATACCAGGATGCATAGAACCAACCAAATATACTGACTAATCTGTAAGCCGTGCAAAACTTAGTCCCGACTCTTGGTTCTTGGCAACAATATCGTGACTATATCAAAACCAAATACTCAAATTCATAATTTCACCAAACAGAGGTCTTTTACATATCATACCCATTCAGTATTTTTTGATAGCCAAAATAAATAGTATAACGGATCATTGGTTAATCgattaaataaaacttcttgcgAACGGAAAGGAAAGCAAAGTTCCTGCAGCGCCTCATAGAAAGGTTTAAAGCAATACATGAAAGAatagaatgagttgaaaaaaacaGTATTGTTTCTTGGCCTGTTCCTTCACAATACCACCATACCTTAGCAGAATCGACTGAACCAATTTCACTAGCTCTGAGAGCAAGCTCAAGCTGAGCCCAAAGTTCATCCATTTCTTTCTCGTCTTCTGATTTCTCTGGTGGATTTGACTCCTCAATTCCAAAAGTGAACTTCAGTGGTAGAGTTGTCTCGGCAACTGGTGGATTGCTTTCATTTCTGGAAGCTACGTCTCTAGAACAATCCAACTCTTCCAGAGAAAATTCTCCCTTCTCCAACATGGAATCTACAAGAATCTTCATAAAATCACAACTCTTTACCAAACGGATACATTTTCCCTCGGTGGGCATCCTCAGCTTGCCTTTGTTAGTCTTGCACTTCTCTCTCGTAGACACAGCTTTCTTAACGCCGAGATAAGTCTCGTCATCACTCAAATCATCTTCACTCTCGTCATCACTCAAATCATCTTCATTCTCGTAATCAGACCCAACTTCCCTTTTATCACCACtatcatcactgtcatcatGCCCAGAAAAAGATTCCATTTCCTCCTCATCAAGACAAAAAGGGCGACTTAAAGTTCCGAgctccattttcttctttcccCATTTCGGGGTAAAATGCGAACGAGTTCTTCCGGCCACACAATCGAACTCTTTACTGGGGTTAACAGAACAGCAGCCTTTGTCATTATTAATATTGCTATCTTTGTCGTTTTGAGAATTAAGCAACATATCTAACCCatattttctcttcttgaatCCATTGTCGATTCCCCTTGGCCTTACCCTCTCATGATTTCCTCTATTCTCGTTTTCCTCGTaatcttcctctttctcttcctcttcagcCCAGCTATCCGAGCTCAATGCTGCAAAATTATCACAGCTTTCCAATTTCAACGATATCTCAAACCCATCTGAATCAACTGAAACAACATTATCCCCGCCATCCTCATCCACATTCCTTCTCAATCCATCAGAGACAATATTGCCATCACCATCCTCGTCCGTATTCCTTTTCGAACCATCTGAATTATCCGATGCAGCATCAACACCACCATGCCCGTCTTCATTCCTTTTCAACAGTCCTGACCGTGACCAAGTCCTGTCATCATCACCATCCTCAATTTCATTCCTTTTCAAAAATCCTAACCGTGACTGAGTCCTGCCCGTCACACCGCTACTCTTCCTGTCAGAAAAAATTAAGCAACCACTCTCAACCTTTCTTTTCAACGATGAAATCATTTCATCGTTATCCCTCTTGCCACTGGAATGTGGACTACCGCATTCATTCACATGTTTCCCTCTCAAACCATTCCCATCGTCAACTTCAATGCAAACAACACCTTCGTCTCCCTCCACCCCTAATTTCAAACTTGAACAATTCGAGTTTAACCAGTCCAAACCTACCCCTTCACGCAAAACAACCATCTGTTCGTCACTATCATCCACCATAATCTCCTTTACATTGTTCATTCCCTCAAAACCTGTCTTGGAGTTTTCCTCATTCTTCAACCCCATACTCTTCCTACCCACAAAATCCCTCGATTCAGTTCTGCATCTTTCAACCGAATCATTCACGTGAATCTCTTCCACACTGGCCTCCTCACTTCTATCAGACACAGAAACAGTCTCAGTCTGTGTCTCCGCTCTACAATTAGTCCCTAATCTCAGAGAACCACAAACCCCTTTAGTATTATCCTCCAGTAATTTCTTCCGATTACCTCTACTGGGTCTGCGGGAACTGTACGAGGTAACCCCATTATTCTCCTCCCTCTCGTTCTTTCTCTTTTGCTCAGAGTACTCCTTGTAAATTAGGGCTTGCTTTTGCCTAGTTCTCTTCGCTATCGGCAAGCTATAGTCTATCATTGCGCCTCAACAAAAAGACGCAGTCTTTCTCAACACAAAGCCTAcagcagaaaaaaaaagaatacgaACCCGAAATAAGAAATCAGACAccgaagaaataaaaaacacgCATATTTATACAACAAGTACATACATAGAAAAACGTACAGAGTACGTCCGATTCAGGAAGAGAACTACCTTCAACAATCAAAGCCCGAGTTCGAGAGAGATAACCCGAAGAACACCGAGACAGAACAAAAGAGAACGacagagaaaaaagagagagaaaaagggcgCGAAGCTTGCATGCAAACaatggtgaaaatgaattgGACTTTTGGCTTTTCCCTTCCGACTAAGGACTTTAAGCTGGCAACTAGAGTCTACCGTCTGTCTGAAAAAACTTTTACTTTGTCTTTATGTGCCGAATTGTCAACATTGCCCTTCAAACTTGGTGCCTGTTTCTACTTGGACCCGACGATCCGCGTGAGAATGTTGTCTTTTGGATGTTCCATGCCATGCGAACGATCCTTTTTAAGAAGTGCGTGGATTATCCTATccataattaattttgaaaaattttatttattattctcacagagtaaattaatatattatagatGAATGATATACGTctgtcattatttatttttacacttaatatttataatttttttatagaatataggagtattttttataaattatgtaaatatttttcattaaatatatgagtatttttcatagaatgtagAGTATATGTCTGTAGAGtggtgaatagtaattaatgagaataaaattttttttctcttatcaaatatatagtatatagataatgaataaaaaaattcaattaatttaaaaaaaataaaatataaaaaatataaaataaaaaataagtgtgatACATTTTTTATGAGTGGAAATGATGAGTAGCTAGCAAAgcccattaattttttatacattttttttttaaatacaattaacatttctcttataaaatttaatttccaaaattataccataaaactttttgtttttcatatttacctcgccttttttaaataaaaacaattgatTTAATTACGCTTTATCattatattatctttttttttttttataaagatccATATAAAACTTATATCCTTGGTActtgtttaaattattattcaattttaaagtcagtcttattttttgttttctttttattttatgaagttcatccttttaagttaaaaaaaaaaacaaaaaaaatgaagggcaACTTCATCTTTTAAAGTCAGCTGCCCATGAGGAGTTTTCTGCTTTCTGgcattaacttttatttttttcttttgaactctCTCGATTAATGGAGTTATTTTCAATTTCCTAAAAGATAAGTAAGTTTTCATCAAGATGGTTGTGCACATTGTTGAGTTTGTGGAGCCTAATTTATTATTGTGGTGACCCGACTTGACAATTCGGTCCAAAAATGATTCGTTATGATTTTTGAGTGAATTTTCAATGAAAATTTTTGGCATTGTTATTGACTCGGGAAGTACCGAGACAATAGGTTTGCTCGACTTTAAATTTGAGCGAAGATCAGACAGAAAGTTCGCTTGATAGTGAGCTCGATAGTGGACTCAAGTGAAGTCCAGACAGAAAGTTCGTTTGACAGTCACTCGAGATAAAAATAGACATAGAGTTTGTTCAATACGCGCTCGATACTTCCCTTGAgcgaatatgataaaaaattgaaaagacaGTTTGGATTTGAAGACATCTCCGCTTGTACAGTGAAAcacttttcaatccaaacgattGTGATTCTCCAACGTTTGGAAATCTCCAATGATTTTAAGcacaatattttgataaaatgtattttataaatatataaataattatttaattattttcttggcaaaaaataaacaaattttcaattttattaaattgatatattttaataaaaatattgtcatcttataatatcattatgaaacatcttataaaaaattatatttgagtaggtaatttataaattactattattatttataaataaaataaatcattacaaatattatgtaataattGGTGGGATCCACGTCTATAAAAtctctaaaaagttaaaatgatcTCATTTCACTTCCTAatccaaacacaaaattttgaaaaatcatctcatctcaactaatctcatttcatctctgaaTTTAAACGAGGGCTTAGAGTTTATGCCATGTAACCctataaatatgtttatttttagcaATATATCCATTTTGAACAATGAAAAATCGCCCCAAAATGTAAGAAGACATTTTATCCTTTTGAACTCACATGACGTCTGCGATAAGGTCACGAGAGCATTAGCATTAAGgttgtatttgaatgttgaagtgagttgagttaaattgagttgagatgataaaatattgttagaaaattattttttaatattattattattttgagatttgaaaaaattgaattatttattatattttatgttagaatttaaaaatgttataatgataagttgagatgagttgagaggagttaagGATCTAAACGAAACCTAAGTTAGCTAAATATCAGTGAAATTCATAATTTAGCTAATGTAGTTAAAATTTAGCAtatattgaattagtcaaattaAAGTCATCCATAATATTAACTACAATAAATCTAACCCACAAGTCATTTATGACTTGAACGGTAGCAAAAtcatatgtatattttattatttccaacAAACCCTGTCCCACAAGTTATCCTTCTGCTTCCTGCTGCTCGTGCATTTCAGCAAGTATTTGTGCCATTTGTTCCGTCTTCCCAAGTACATTTCAGCATCCATTTATAGTTGATACTACATAGCAactataaatgtatttatacatcgttggattgtgaaaatgatagtaataatttaatttgttgctcaactagaaatgataatttttataaattgtgaaaataaaaatgaaaataattgttaGAACTTGTTGGGGAAAGTtggaggttatgaaaataaaaataaaaaattgcattaaaaaaaattatagtaatttattattatagagatgTGATAGTTAATTCAACGTagagttcaaattttgactaattagtcaaaagtaaaaaagtcaCATATTAGCCAAATTTTGACTTTGAGATAGCTAATCTAATGCTAGTACTATGAGAAATGCTATTATATATgctttaaatttatattacttACTTTACCTCTTAACGTGGTACCAGTATTAgatgacttattaaaaaaattaaaaatataaacataaaatggtagagaaaatttaagattttaattttcatatttttgtatttttaagtgctattttattttgaatatatattaatatttttttaattt includes:
- the LOC121237026 gene encoding SNF2 domain-containing protein CLASSY 4-like, giving the protein MIDYSLPIAKRTRQKQALIYKEYSEQKRKNEREENNGVTSYSSRRPSRGNRKKLLEDNTKGVCGSLRLGTNCRAETQTETVSVSDRSEEASVEEIHVNDSVERCRTESRDFVGRKSMGLKNEENSKTGFEGMNNVKEIMVDDSDEQMVVLREGVGLDWLNSNCSSLKLGVEGDEGVVCIEVDDGNGLRGKHVNECGSPHSSGKRDNDEMISSLKRKVESGCLIFSDRKSSGVTGRTQSRLGFLKRNEIEDGDDDRTWSRSGLLKRNEDGHGGVDAASDNSDGSKRNTDEDGDGNIVSDGLRRNVDEDGGDNVVSVDSDGFEISLKLESCDNFAALSSDSWAEEEEKEEDYEENENRGNHERVRPRGIDNGFKKRKYGLDMLLNSQNDKDSNINNDKGCCSVNPSKEFDCVAGRTRSHFTPKWGKKKMELGTLSRPFCLDEEEMESFSGHDDSDDSGDKREVGSDYENEDDLSDDESEDDLSDDETYLGVKKAVSTREKCKTNKGKLRMPTEGKCIRLVKSCDFMKILVDSMLEKGEFSLEELDCSRDVASRNESNPPVAETTLPLKFTFGIEESNPPEKSEDEKEMDELWAQLELALRASEIGSVDSAKVEDEDALPPEDDIDRATLCHLGNHRLILDEQVGLRCAFCSYVKMEIKYILPSFSTNSCGKLDRRDSGGAMNHSIFNEFGSQYSGCDSYSDCDTRAHAEGTVWDIVPGIKSSMYPHQRDGFEFIWKNIAGGIYVDKLENQTAFHGGNGCIISHAPGTGKTRLTIGFLQTYMEFYPSCRPIIVAPCSMLLTWEEEFHKWKFDIPFHNLNKSELSGKESRLTDYIVRQVGHLDQRDIRILKLYSWKMDRSILGISYKLFAQLTGEVERKGEVRLNTEHAQLRKVLLELPGLVVLDEGHIPRNSDSNILQALSNIKTEKRIILSGTPFQNNFDELYNTLCLARPQFANIRHKWGSLTSSIAKATDDRTRCEKLKKVRDMIEPFVHVHKGSILQEKLPGLRDSVVILQPAQLQKSLFDELCHHALTNHFKFEYYESLISVHPSLLLKCGEEKFPSDRVKLERLNPDAGVKTKFLMELIRLSEAMNEKVLVFSQYLDPLIFVMDQLKSHFNWTEGNEVLYMDGQLDVKQRQSSINVFNDPTSEVRVLLASIRACSEGINLVGASRVVLLDVVWNPSVERQAICRAHRLGQEKVVYVYHLIVFGTKEEEKYYRQVEKDWLSELVFSPSDRSGDQEKLPPTDLQDEILEEMVKHEKLEHIFEKIAYQQKESKLIETFTLLEKRPVI